A genome region from Hydrogenoanaerobacterium saccharovorans includes the following:
- a CDS encoding helix-turn-helix domain-containing protein, with amino-acid sequence MNRYIKLPDAVFNYNLNATELMVYTALQKHANIFGRCIVKHSTIAQLIGATAGTVSRATKALKNKGLIFIHTCRNRKTGEQIANGYTLESFTGGYTKLPVNIHAYKLPKSVFKVYTYLLKCRCNKSLEAVPSLSQMVSALHMSKRTVIDAVTYLQQHLYLSKERYDRKTDNRIGHNRHVVFTPALRAIMLRLVIAAKKAQKKIRATLSQKVTRVAKNYFTKFSYSIAYPTKTVNRLHHKMGFYLLI; translated from the coding sequence ATGAACCGCTATATCAAACTACCCGATGCCGTTTTTAACTACAATCTAAATGCAACAGAGCTAATGGTATATACTGCTTTGCAAAAGCATGCCAATATTTTTGGTCGCTGCATCGTCAAGCACAGCACCATTGCGCAGCTCATCGGCGCGACTGCCGGCACTGTATCACGTGCTACAAAGGCACTCAAAAACAAAGGGCTTATCTTTATCCACACATGCCGCAACCGTAAAACAGGCGAGCAAATTGCCAACGGCTACACCCTCGAATCGTTCACTGGCGGGTACACGAAGTTACCCGTCAATATTCATGCCTATAAGCTTCCTAAAAGCGTTTTTAAGGTCTATACATACTTACTCAAATGCAGATGCAATAAGAGCCTTGAAGCTGTACCCAGCCTGTCACAGATGGTATCCGCATTACACATGTCAAAGCGCACCGTCATTGATGCAGTTACTTATCTTCAGCAGCATTTGTATTTATCCAAAGAGCGTTACGACCGTAAAACCGATAACCGCATCGGGCATAACAGGCATGTTGTCTTTACCCCTGCCCTGCGCGCCATCATGCTGCGCCTTGTAATTGCTGCGAAAAAAGCACAAAAGAAAATACGGGCAACCCTCTCACAAAAGGTTACCCGCGTAGCAAAAAATTATTTTACCAAGTTTAGTTACAGTATAGCTTATCCTACCAAAACAGTCAATAGATTACATCATAAGATGGGGTTTTATCTTTTGATTTGA
- a CDS encoding type IV secretory system conjugative DNA transfer family protein: MSWLPNYDLKNIKAKEAGDGQYGKARWATEKEIREYNAVLPMGKEKESGFVLGRTDKGEWIVDTSDMSALLIGPPGCGKTTRNILPTIMYNAIVNKKTNGKGASMIVTDLKGDAIRLCGTFLEKHGYNIVYLNLREPFKSYNFNLLNNVNKNMHAYRNATNERDKLIAYGKAERYAKILAQSIVYNIDTQNTSDASAYFNETAQGLITGIILLVSEYAVNEDEKHILSVFNLIIDLNGTVDSDAANPNQKNKLQELLEHIDNPRIKQYVGPAMSADFRSSMNIFSSALGKLVGLIDAEMEQMISKHSPEIDDVSFIDTPTAVFIICPDENPTRYFFGTLFLRYFLNDLIEQARTNGTGVLPRQVLCLWDEFGNMPTIKNVDVLFSAARSAGIRIMPALQSLAQLQKSYNQTTAKIIRETCQITVTTYVAPQAYDSAKEISQILDNHTVQSGSVSMGKGGSQTVQMMAKPLLSAGEIIRIPFGEYIIIKSGGCPPMRTKLPYYADYLPKMENYNLNRRNEVSPIARMSTEDIKSIANTQFELTKGMFG, encoded by the coding sequence ATGTCATGGTTACCGAATTACGACCTGAAGAACATCAAGGCAAAAGAGGCGGGTGACGGGCAGTACGGTAAGGCACGTTGGGCGACTGAAAAAGAAATACGCGAATATAATGCAGTGCTGCCAATGGGCAAGGAAAAGGAATCGGGCTTTGTTTTGGGCAGAACCGACAAGGGCGAATGGATTGTTGATACCTCCGACATGAGTGCCCTGCTCATCGGACCTCCTGGCTGCGGTAAAACAACAAGAAATATACTACCAACTATTATGTACAATGCCATTGTAAATAAAAAAACCAACGGCAAAGGGGCAAGCATGATTGTAACCGACTTAAAAGGTGATGCAATCCGTCTTTGCGGTACGTTTTTGGAAAAGCACGGCTATAACATCGTTTATCTTAATTTGCGCGAACCTTTTAAAAGTTACAACTTTAATTTATTAAATAACGTAAATAAAAATATGCATGCATATCGTAACGCCACGAATGAGCGTGATAAATTGATTGCCTACGGCAAGGCAGAAAGATATGCCAAAATCCTTGCACAGAGCATCGTCTATAACATCGATACACAAAACACCAGTGATGCCTCTGCGTATTTTAATGAAACGGCACAAGGACTTATCACAGGCATTATATTGTTGGTAAGTGAGTACGCGGTAAACGAAGATGAAAAGCACATCTTGTCGGTGTTTAACCTTATCATTGATTTAAACGGCACAGTGGACAGCGATGCCGCGAATCCAAACCAAAAGAACAAACTACAGGAGCTGTTGGAGCACATTGACAACCCTCGTATCAAGCAGTACGTCGGGCCCGCAATGTCCGCAGACTTCCGTAGCTCAATGAATATCTTTTCATCTGCACTCGGCAAGCTGGTGGGGCTGATAGACGCAGAGATGGAGCAGATGATTTCAAAGCACTCACCCGAAATTGACGATGTTAGCTTTATTGATACACCCACTGCCGTTTTCATCATCTGTCCCGATGAGAACCCGACAAGATACTTTTTCGGCACACTGTTTTTGCGGTATTTCCTCAACGACCTCATTGAGCAGGCAAGGACAAACGGCACGGGAGTGCTGCCTCGACAGGTGCTATGCCTTTGGGATGAGTTTGGTAATATGCCCACAATCAAAAATGTGGACGTGCTATTTTCAGCGGCACGCAGTGCGGGAATACGCATTATGCCCGCATTGCAAAGTTTGGCTCAATTGCAAAAGAGCTATAACCAAACCACAGCAAAAATCATCCGAGAAACCTGTCAAATCACTGTTACCACCTATGTGGCACCACAGGCTTACGATAGTGCCAAAGAGATATCGCAGATACTTGATAACCACACGGTGCAAAGCGGCAGCGTATCGATGGGCAAGGGCGGCTCGCAGACCGTACAAATGATGGCGAAGCCTTTGCTTTCAGCGGGTGAAATTATCCGCATCCCGTTTGGTGAGTACATCATTATTAAATCGGGAGGTTGCCCACCTATGAGGACGAAATTACCGTATTACGCCGACTATCTGCCTAAAATGGAAAACTACAACCTAAATCGCAGAAATGAAGTATCACCTATTGCTCGTATGTCAACGGAGGACATCAAGAGCATTGCAAATACACAATTCGAGCTTACCAAAGGTATGTTTGGATGA
- a CDS encoding 5' nucleotidase, NT5C type: MLYDPAANLEFHSYDAENSSFTVRYHGGPDDYIEETLTPEELDKRYSFSEDFRAQFFDMNYINPKQRLFVDQDGTLVEFKHVDCLDTLYEPGYFANLKPMENVVQAIKEIIRNHPAIEVFLLSAYLSDSKHALDEKNQSLDKHLPEIDAAHRIFVPYGRDKKEFVPDGIRPNDYLLDDYTQNLIQWEPPAKGIKLLNGINHTKGTWQGSKLSYDMSANSLAQSIVDVMRGSTISQRENIIRDDKPANKTLPLSPEKIPMFSDYLKNVQKQSDITAFEAKANYLSELEEVKSVLTNEQKADKKLLQLLDLAQQSANLAPIPITLPELRNAVTRRLDDLLLDGNINRLLLDKNLMKYGLENAVAIRLQNPSATKLYTQMELSKLGIRVKKGQKPIYIYSASVKAYFEKDGKRVLAKDAATAEQLQIVSGKLPINRQIQYGLNRVFDIEQFDITKSQRQMILDMEQKTEYTYENLIEFTAMTRTTGSLGIKTEEVAMNGLAIDSFYDKESNTIKINRELHDSQKVSKYINSLSDAIITLTSESPAKLQTFESRMLSATLHTSFEKPVSMADGETLTTTFQEVRELFSDVGENKASFTLETLENTLAKVNRAATYVIRGVDKVVESHIEQSQQQEVKQQQKQYQTQTPAQQQGVTTDELVNFIQQIQ; encoded by the coding sequence GTGCTGTATGACCCTGCCGCCAATTTGGAATTCCATTCCTACGATGCTGAGAACTCAAGTTTTACGGTTCGATATCATGGAGGTCCCGACGATTATATTGAAGAAACGCTTACACCTGAAGAACTGGACAAACGGTACAGTTTTTCTGAGGATTTCCGAGCGCAGTTTTTTGACATGAACTACATTAATCCAAAACAGCGTCTGTTCGTCGATCAAGATGGTACATTGGTCGAATTTAAGCATGTTGATTGTTTGGATACCTTGTATGAGCCAGGCTACTTTGCAAACCTCAAACCAATGGAAAACGTGGTACAGGCTATCAAAGAGATTATCCGTAACCATCCAGCAATAGAAGTGTTCCTCCTTTCGGCTTACCTTTCGGACAGCAAACACGCGTTGGACGAGAAAAACCAGTCGCTTGATAAACATTTGCCGGAAATCGACGCCGCTCATCGTATTTTTGTCCCCTACGGCAGAGATAAGAAAGAATTTGTGCCGGATGGTATCCGACCAAACGATTATCTGCTGGATGACTACACCCAAAACCTTATTCAGTGGGAGCCACCAGCAAAAGGCATCAAGCTGCTCAACGGCATTAACCATACAAAAGGCACTTGGCAAGGCAGTAAACTGTCATACGATATGTCGGCAAACTCTTTGGCACAAAGTATCGTAGATGTTATGCGCGGAAGCACCATTTCTCAGAGGGAAAATATAATCAGAGATGATAAACCTGCTAACAAAACCTTACCTCTATCCCCCGAGAAAATCCCTATGTTTTCCGATTATCTAAAAAATGTTCAGAAGCAATCTGATATTACGGCTTTTGAAGCAAAGGCAAATTATTTGTCCGAGCTGGAAGAAGTTAAATCAGTACTAACAAATGAGCAGAAGGCAGACAAAAAACTGCTGCAGCTACTTGATCTAGCTCAGCAGTCCGCCAATCTTGCTCCAATACCTATTACTTTGCCTGAGCTGAGAAACGCTGTAACCCGTCGGTTAGATGATTTGCTGTTGGACGGTAATATCAATCGCCTGCTGTTGGATAAGAATTTGATGAAATACGGCTTAGAAAATGCGGTAGCTATCCGACTGCAAAACCCTAGTGCAACCAAGTTGTATACACAAATGGAACTCAGCAAGCTAGGCATACGCGTAAAGAAAGGGCAGAAACCAATTTATATATATTCTGCGTCCGTTAAAGCGTACTTTGAAAAAGATGGAAAACGAGTACTGGCTAAGGATGCAGCCACGGCAGAACAGCTGCAAATTGTATCGGGTAAATTACCTATCAATCGACAAATACAATATGGGCTTAATCGTGTTTTTGACATCGAGCAGTTTGACATAACCAAAAGCCAACGTCAAATGATATTGGATATGGAGCAAAAAACGGAATACACCTACGAAAACCTTATTGAATTTACCGCTATGACACGCACCACAGGTAGTCTCGGCATTAAAACAGAAGAAGTTGCTATGAATGGACTCGCCATCGACAGTTTTTACGACAAGGAATCCAACACCATCAAAATCAATCGCGAGTTGCATGACTCACAGAAAGTATCAAAATACATTAACAGTCTGTCCGATGCAATTATTACTCTAACATCCGAATCACCTGCAAAGCTTCAGACTTTTGAAAGCCGTATGCTCTCTGCAACCTTGCATACATCCTTTGAAAAGCCAGTAAGCATGGCAGATGGGGAAACTTTGACGACTACTTTTCAAGAGGTGCGCGAACTTTTTTCTGACGTTGGAGAAAATAAAGCCAGCTTCACGTTGGAAACGTTGGAAAACACGCTAGCAAAAGTCAATCGTGCTGCGACCTATGTCATAAGAGGTGTCGACAAGGTTGTAGAAAGCCACATAGAACAAAGCCAACAGCAGGAAGTAAAACAACAGCAAAAACAGTATCAGACACAAACCCCTGCCCAGCAACAGGGGGTTACAACAGATGAACTCGTAAATTTCATCCAACAAATACAGTAG